A stretch of Flavobacterium sp. N1994 DNA encodes these proteins:
- the scpA gene encoding methylmalonyl-CoA mutase gives MIRKNIQHIKLETGSTDNSQLTTDNFHTAENIQLKPIYSEKDLEGVEHLGFGAGFAPNLRGPYATMYVRRPWTIRQYAGFSTAEESNAFYRRNLAAGQKGLSVAFDLATHRGYDSDHERVVGDVGKAGVAIDSVEDMKVLFDQIPLGEMSVSMTMNGAVLPIMAFYIVAAEEQGVAPELLSGTIQNDILKEFMVRNTYIYPPTPSMKIIADIFEYTSKKMPKFNSISISGYHMQEAGATADIELAYTLADGLEYIRTGLATGMKIDEFAPRLSFFWAIGMNHFMEIAKMRAGRMLWAKLLKQFSPKDEKSLALRTHCQTSGWSLTEQDPFNNVARTAIEAAAAAFGGTQSLHTNALDEAIALPTDFSARIARNTQIFLQEETKICKTVDPWAGSYYVESLTKEIANKAWALIEEVEELGGMTKAIEAGIPKLRIEEAAARKQARIDSTQDIIVGVNKYRLEKEDPLHILDVDNQMVRKQQIEQLQHIKATRDNEKVKACLAKLTDCARASVENSKGPDMHQDDNNLLSLAVEAARNRATLGEISDALEVVFGRYKAQIRSFSGVYSKEIKNDQSFEKAKQLADAFAKKEGRRPRIMIAKMGQDGHDRGAKVVATGYADVGFDVDIGPLFQTPQEAAKQAVENDVHILGVSSLAAGHKTLVPQVIQELKKYGREDIMVIVGGVIPHQDYQFLFDAGAVAVFGPGTKISEAAISILEVLLEE, from the coding sequence ATGATTCGTAAAAACATCCAACATATCAAACTCGAAACGGGGTCAACTGACAACAGTCAACTGACAACCGACAACTTTCATACCGCCGAAAACATCCAACTAAAACCCATCTATTCCGAAAAGGATTTAGAAGGAGTAGAACACCTAGGTTTCGGAGCAGGATTTGCTCCTAACCTTCGCGGACCTTATGCTACCATGTATGTACGTCGCCCTTGGACGATTCGCCAATATGCAGGATTCTCAACGGCCGAAGAAAGCAACGCTTTTTACAGAAGAAACCTAGCCGCTGGACAAAAGGGATTATCCGTAGCCTTCGACTTAGCCACACACCGTGGGTATGATTCCGACCATGAACGAGTGGTGGGTGATGTAGGGAAAGCTGGAGTAGCTATTGATTCTGTAGAAGACATGAAAGTGTTGTTTGACCAGATTCCACTAGGGGAAATGTCCGTCTCTATGACCATGAACGGAGCAGTATTGCCTATCATGGCCTTTTATATTGTTGCTGCAGAAGAACAAGGAGTGGCACCCGAATTACTATCAGGAACCATACAAAATGACATTCTGAAAGAGTTTATGGTGCGTAATACCTACATCTATCCGCCTACGCCTTCCATGAAAATCATTGCCGATATATTTGAATATACCAGCAAGAAAATGCCCAAGTTCAACTCCATCTCCATCTCAGGCTATCACATGCAAGAAGCTGGAGCTACTGCAGATATTGAACTAGCGTACACTTTGGCAGACGGACTAGAATACATCCGCACAGGTTTAGCAACCGGAATGAAAATCGATGAGTTCGCTCCTCGCCTTTCGTTCTTTTGGGCCATCGGAATGAATCATTTTATGGAAATCGCTAAGATGCGTGCCGGTAGAATGCTTTGGGCCAAACTCCTAAAACAATTCAGTCCTAAAGACGAAAAATCATTAGCGCTAAGAACCCATTGCCAAACTTCGGGCTGGAGTCTAACCGAACAAGATCCTTTTAATAATGTGGCTCGTACGGCTATCGAAGCTGCTGCAGCTGCCTTTGGAGGAACCCAATCGTTACACACTAATGCTCTTGATGAAGCTATTGCATTACCAACTGACTTCTCAGCAAGAATCGCTCGTAACACCCAAATATTCCTTCAGGAAGAAACCAAAATCTGCAAAACCGTCGACCCATGGGCTGGCAGTTATTATGTAGAAAGTCTAACCAAAGAAATAGCAAATAAAGCTTGGGCACTAATTGAAGAAGTGGAAGAACTCGGCGGCATGACCAAAGCCATCGAAGCGGGTATTCCAAAACTCCGTATCGAGGAAGCCGCAGCTCGTAAGCAAGCCCGAATTGATAGTACACAAGATATTATTGTAGGCGTAAACAAATACCGTTTAGAGAAAGAAGATCCACTCCATATTTTAGATGTGGATAACCAAATGGTGCGCAAACAACAAATTGAGCAATTACAACACATAAAAGCCACTCGCGATAACGAAAAGGTAAAAGCATGCTTAGCAAAATTAACCGACTGTGCTAGGGCGTCAGTAGAAAATTCAAAAGGTCCTGATATGCATCAGGATGACAATAATTTGTTATCTTTAGCCGTAGAAGCAGCCCGAAACCGAGCCACACTAGGTGAAATTAGTGATGCCCTCGAAGTAGTTTTCGGACGCTATAAAGCACAAATCAGAAGTTTCAGCGGCGTGTACAGTAAAGAAATCAAAAACGACCAAAGCTTTGAAAAAGCAAAACAATTAGCCGACGCTTTCGCTAAAAAAGAAGGCCGTCGTCCTCGTATCATGATTGCAAAAATGGGACAAGACGGTCACGACCGTGGTGCCAAAGTAGTAGCCACAGGATACGCTGATGTAGGTTTTGATGTTGATATTGGGCCCTTATTCCAAACCCCACAAGAGGCAGCCAAACAAGCCGTAGAAAACGACGTGCACATCTTAGGCGTTTCTTCCTTAGCAGCAGGACATAAAACCTTAGTCCCTCAAGTAATACAAGAACTAAAAAAATACGGCAGAGAAGACATTATGGTCATCGTGGGCGGAGTAATTCCTCATCAAGATTATCAATTCCTCTTTGATGCAGGAGCTGTTGCCGTCTTTGGTCCTGGGACTAAAATTAGTGAGGCTGCCATCAGTATTTTAGAGGTACTGTTGGAAGAGTAA
- a CDS encoding FtsB family cell division protein, translating to MSYFKNLTDKYPILKILSNRYIIVLVFFTVWMLFLDNTSYLEHRILNKQLDELEDNKKYYQDEIKKDEENIKLLKNPDQIEKYAREKYYMKRDSEDIYIIEFEGDSIKDEKSESKSL from the coding sequence ATGAGTTACTTTAAAAACCTAACCGATAAATACCCTATTCTCAAAATCTTGAGCAATAGATACATTATTGTGTTGGTTTTTTTTACCGTTTGGATGCTGTTCCTTGACAATACTTCTTATTTAGAACACCGAATCTTAAACAAACAACTCGACGAACTCGAAGACAACAAAAAATACTATCAGGACGAAATCAAAAAAGACGAAGAGAACATCAAACTCCTCAAAAATCCTGACCAAATAGAAAAATACGCTCGCGAAAAATACTATATGAAACGCGATAGCGAAGACATCTACATCATAGAATTCGAAGGCGATTCTATTAAAGATGAAAAATCAGAATCAAAATCTTTATAA
- the udk gene encoding uridine kinase, producing MLIIGIAGGTGSGKTTVVQQIINELPETEVGVISQDSYYRENHNLSFEERALINFDHPRAIDFELLVNHLTQLKKGETIEQPVYSFVTHNRTDDSIITHPRKVMIVEGILILANPELREMFDVKIFVHADSDERLIRRLKRDIAERGRDMEEVLNRYQTTLKPMHQQFIEPTKAFADIIIPNDKYNTVAIDVVRAVINQRIT from the coding sequence ATGCTAATTATCGGAATTGCTGGTGGTACAGGAAGTGGAAAAACAACTGTTGTCCAACAAATTATAAATGAATTACCCGAAACAGAAGTGGGTGTAATCTCTCAAGACTCTTACTACAGAGAAAACCATAACTTAAGTTTTGAAGAAAGAGCACTCATCAATTTTGACCATCCAAGGGCTATCGACTTCGAATTATTAGTGAATCATCTTACCCAATTAAAAAAAGGGGAAACCATTGAACAGCCTGTCTATTCTTTCGTAACGCACAATCGTACAGATGATAGCATCATTACCCATCCTAGAAAAGTAATGATAGTAGAAGGAATCCTAATTTTAGCCAATCCTGAACTCAGAGAAATGTTTGATGTCAAAATATTTGTTCACGCCGATTCTGACGAAAGACTAATACGCCGATTAAAAAGAGACATCGCTGAACGTGGTCGCGATATGGAAGAAGTTTTAAACCGTTACCAAACGACTTTGAAACCAATGCACCAACAATTTATCGAACCTACCAAAGCCTTTGCCGATATCATCATTCCAAATGACAAATACAATACCGTGGCTATTGATGTAGTAAGAGCGGTAATCAACCAAAGAATTACATAG
- a CDS encoding energy transducer TonB, whose amino-acid sequence MNRFCLIMFFVATLFSFTAFAQNEKTYDIQSVDVSPKFMGGPIKYLDEMQKALSSHRKKKISIDWIGFTVEKNGTVLDISASNEQGQLSPENNAFLKKISKKWQPALVNGKPVRCSAYASRYPVKMLGTPTPADESKSDSINNEEKEEDNTIMTKSLLDVVPEFPEGEQKLRDFFNDNFKIPEGGKVPSRVVVSFVVEKDGSLTDIASGPHPNEKFREEAVRVMGNCPKWKPGQLEGKNVRTLLVMVFTIKAPAEEKK is encoded by the coding sequence ATGAATCGATTTTGTTTGATAATGTTTTTTGTAGCGACATTGTTCTCATTTACTGCCTTTGCCCAAAACGAAAAAACCTACGACATACAGTCGGTTGATGTATCCCCTAAGTTTATGGGAGGCCCGATAAAATACCTCGATGAAATGCAAAAGGCATTAAGTAGCCATAGGAAAAAGAAAATATCGATAGACTGGATAGGGTTTACTGTAGAGAAGAACGGTACGGTATTAGATATTTCGGCTTCAAATGAACAGGGTCAGTTGAGCCCAGAAAACAATGCTTTTTTGAAAAAAATAAGTAAAAAATGGCAACCCGCACTGGTAAATGGAAAGCCCGTGCGTTGTAGTGCTTATGCCAGCAGATACCCGGTAAAAATGTTAGGTACCCCAACTCCTGCTGATGAAAGTAAATCAGATTCAATTAATAACGAGGAAAAAGAGGAGGATAATACCATCATGACCAAAAGCCTCCTTGATGTAGTACCCGAATTCCCAGAAGGTGAACAAAAGCTTAGAGACTTCTTTAACGATAATTTTAAAATACCAGAGGGTGGTAAAGTACCAAGCAGAGTGGTTGTTTCTTTTGTGGTAGAAAAAGACGGAAGCCTTACAGACATTGCGTCGGGTCCACATCCAAACGAAAAATTTAGGGAAGAAGCCGTGAGGGTAATGGGAAATTGTCCGAAATGGAAACCCGGGCAATTGGAAGGAAAAAATGTTCGAACTCTTCTTGTGATGGTATTTACTATTAAAGCACCAGCTGAAGAAAAAAAATAA
- a CDS encoding type II toxin-antitoxin system HigB family toxin: MKILVRKTILFYIKKYPNAETQVMIWYNEFSKLEFHNFNELKKVYGNASIVNNNRVVFNIKGNDYRLVVAVNFLQAACYVIWFGTHKEYDKINVETIAFDTTILTDKKR, from the coding sequence ATGAAAATTCTCGTAAGGAAAACGATTTTATTCTACATTAAGAAATATCCAAATGCCGAAACACAAGTAATGATTTGGTATAATGAATTTTCTAAACTAGAGTTTCACAATTTTAATGAACTTAAAAAAGTATACGGAAACGCAAGTATTGTAAATAACAATAGAGTTGTGTTTAATATCAAAGGAAATGATTACCGTTTAGTAGTAGCCGTTAACTTTCTACAAGCAGCTTGTTATGTGATTTGGTTTGGAACTCACAAAGAATATGACAAAATTAATGTTGAAACTATTGCTTTTGATACCACAATCTTAACTGATAAAAAAAGATAA
- a CDS encoding helix-turn-helix domain-containing protein: protein MNWKVLKTEEDYNKASIRMMELFHAEPNTPESDELDLLIVLIKDYDEKHYQLPELDALEVIKIKMQEMGIKAKDLETIIGSKGHVSAILSGKREITLKMAQKLKNYFGIPADVFLHSA, encoded by the coding sequence ATGAACTGGAAAGTATTAAAAACCGAAGAAGATTATAATAAAGCTTCCATACGAATGATGGAACTATTCCATGCTGAACCTAACACTCCCGAAAGCGATGAGTTAGATTTACTTATAGTATTAATTAAGGATTATGATGAAAAACACTATCAACTTCCAGAACTCGATGCCTTGGAAGTGATAAAAATTAAAATGCAGGAAATGGGAATTAAAGCCAAAGATCTTGAGACCATAATTGGAAGCAAAGGTCACGTTTCTGCCATACTATCAGGAAAAAGAGAAATCACCTTAAAAATGGCGCAAAAACTAAAAAACTATTTTGGTATTCCTGCTGATGTATTTCTACACAGTGCATAA
- a CDS encoding methylmalonyl-CoA mutase subunit beta — protein sequence MAEHLFDAFEPVSSKQWKQQIQYELKGADYNETLVWESPEGIKVKPFYHNDEDTIKLGINTPEKPFSILQNIFVHDVAMSNKRALDTLNRGAESIRFTIENETVSVEDLMQNLPLETTAYFFYLPFLSIDFVNQINAFTNKTKANISIQIDPIGQLIKDGNWFDNLDKDFEKLNSIAKAAVVPFLSINTGTYQNAGANIVQQLAYTLAHVNEYFNRIQNLNQPITIEVSVGTNYFFEIAKLRALRLLFNTLAKEYNHNFDCHIIATPTKRNKTLYDYNVNMLRTTTECMSAILGGANAVANLPYDSLYYKDNEFGDRIARNQLLVLKHESYFDKVNNPADGTYYIENLTQQLAEKALLLFKDIEANGGLISQLIEGTIQKKISESATKEQELFDSGKEVLLGTNKYPNKNDKMKHDLELYPFIKQNPRKTLITPIIEKRLAEKLEQERLNSEE from the coding sequence ATGGCTGAACATTTATTTGATGCGTTCGAACCCGTTTCCTCCAAACAATGGAAACAACAAATTCAATACGAACTCAAAGGGGCCGACTATAACGAAACTTTAGTATGGGAATCACCAGAAGGGATTAAAGTAAAACCCTTCTACCACAATGATGAAGATACCATAAAATTAGGAATCAATACACCTGAAAAACCATTCTCCATCCTACAAAACATCTTTGTACATGATGTGGCAATGTCCAATAAAAGAGCGTTAGATACTCTAAATCGCGGTGCCGAAAGTATTCGCTTTACTATCGAAAACGAAACTGTTTCTGTAGAAGACTTAATGCAAAATCTTCCGTTAGAAACTACAGCCTATTTTTTTTATTTGCCTTTCCTTTCAATCGATTTCGTAAACCAAATCAATGCCTTTACCAATAAAACAAAAGCCAACATTAGTATCCAAATCGACCCAATAGGTCAATTAATAAAAGATGGCAATTGGTTCGATAACCTTGACAAAGACTTTGAAAAACTAAATAGCATAGCTAAAGCTGCAGTGGTTCCTTTCTTGTCAATCAACACAGGAACTTACCAAAACGCTGGAGCCAACATAGTGCAACAACTAGCCTACACCCTAGCCCACGTTAACGAATATTTCAATAGAATTCAAAACCTAAACCAACCCATTACTATCGAAGTATCCGTTGGAACGAATTACTTTTTTGAAATAGCCAAACTACGTGCCCTGCGACTTTTATTCAATACGCTAGCCAAAGAATACAATCATAATTTCGATTGCCATATCATCGCTACACCTACCAAAAGAAACAAAACGCTTTACGATTACAATGTCAATATGTTGCGTACCACAACCGAATGTATGAGTGCTATTCTCGGCGGTGCTAATGCGGTAGCGAATTTACCTTACGATAGCTTGTACTACAAAGACAATGAATTTGGTGACCGAATTGCCCGTAATCAATTATTAGTCTTAAAACACGAAAGCTATTTCGATAAAGTCAATAATCCAGCAGACGGTACTTATTATATTGAAAATCTTACCCAACAATTAGCCGAAAAAGCGCTCTTGTTATTCAAAGATATCGAAGCCAATGGAGGTTTAATCAGCCAATTAATAGAAGGCACCATCCAAAAGAAAATCAGCGAAAGCGCCACCAAAGAACAAGAACTGTTTGACAGCGGCAAAGAAGTATTATTGGGAACCAACAAATACCCCAACAAAAACGACAAAATGAAGCACGATTTAGAATTGTATCCCTTCATCAAACAAAACCCACGCAAAACGTTAATCACACCGATTATAGAAAAGCGTTTAGCTGAAAAATTAGAACAAGAACGCTTAAATTCAGAGGAATAA
- a CDS encoding FAD-dependent oxidoreductase — translation MKKEENKKTYWTICQECQGLGKKKRRLRKKVRLEFQAALDTFEKTKGEGKAPVPPESHLYACPNCSKSGLIMSAFPTIVDTENYPHVAIIGAGIGGVALAVACLHRGIPFTLYERDNSFDARAQGYGLTLQQASKAIAGLGIFSLEEGVVSTRHLVHTTEGKVIGEWGMRKWRAADSDKPLKRNNIHIARQSLREALLKQLGGHEAVQWGHQLTDCKEGDSEGIHLSFLVKGQIKTTKTDLVVGADGIRSSVRSMMIGEDVTPLRYLGCIVILGICPLAALEPHDCTLLDSATVFQTANGHERIYMMPYTADSVMWQLSYPIPENEAKTLSAQGVQALKQEAIRRTQWHHPIPQIVAATPETQLSGYPVYDRDLLDATMFEDSGSCTLIGDAAHPMSPFKGQGANQALLDALALARAITKECRPLSQWRKAGVRKSILTGFESEMIARSAIKVKESEAAAQFLHSEIVLHEGDKPRGSCRNKE, via the coding sequence GTGAAAAAAGAAGAAAATAAAAAAACCTACTGGACTATCTGTCAGGAATGCCAGGGACTCGGCAAAAAAAAACGCAGGCTTCGAAAAAAAGTGCGGCTCGAATTCCAAGCAGCGTTAGATACATTTGAAAAAACAAAGGGAGAAGGGAAAGCTCCTGTCCCTCCTGAATCACATCTATATGCCTGTCCCAACTGTTCCAAATCGGGACTGATAATGTCAGCCTTCCCTACTATTGTCGATACCGAAAACTACCCACACGTGGCCATTATTGGTGCTGGTATAGGCGGAGTGGCATTAGCCGTAGCTTGTTTGCACCGAGGCATCCCTTTTACTCTTTATGAACGGGACAACAGCTTCGATGCCCGAGCCCAGGGCTATGGTCTCACTTTGCAGCAAGCCAGTAAAGCCATTGCCGGATTGGGCATTTTTTCATTGGAAGAAGGTGTGGTTTCAACAAGGCATTTAGTCCATACCACCGAAGGAAAAGTAATTGGGGAATGGGGCATGAGAAAGTGGAGGGCTGCAGATTCAGACAAGCCCCTAAAACGAAACAATATACATATAGCACGGCAGTCGTTGCGCGAGGCATTGCTCAAACAACTCGGCGGACATGAGGCGGTACAATGGGGCCATCAGTTAACCGATTGTAAGGAAGGTGATAGCGAAGGTATTCACCTTAGCTTTCTGGTGAAAGGCCAGATAAAAACGACCAAGACAGATCTCGTGGTGGGTGCCGATGGCATTCGCAGTTCAGTGCGCAGTATGATGATTGGTGAAGACGTTACCCCTTTGCGCTACCTAGGCTGTATCGTAATATTAGGAATTTGTCCTTTGGCGGCTCTTGAACCCCATGACTGCACTTTGCTCGACTCGGCTACGGTATTCCAAACGGCCAATGGCCATGAGCGTATCTATATGATGCCTTATACAGCAGACTCGGTAATGTGGCAGCTTAGCTATCCAATTCCCGAAAATGAGGCAAAAACGCTAAGTGCTCAGGGTGTTCAGGCACTCAAGCAGGAAGCAATTCGCAGGACTCAATGGCACCATCCCATTCCTCAAATCGTGGCTGCCACTCCAGAAACGCAACTATCTGGATATCCGGTGTATGATAGGGACTTACTCGATGCCACTATGTTCGAGGATAGTGGTTCCTGCACCCTGATCGGAGATGCTGCCCATCCTATGAGTCCATTCAAAGGACAAGGAGCAAACCAGGCACTACTAGATGCACTGGCGCTGGCCCGAGCCATAACAAAAGAATGTCGACCTCTATCACAATGGCGAAAAGCCGGTGTGCGAAAAAGTATATTGACTGGGTTTGAATCAGAAATGATAGCCCGCTCTGCTATCAAAGTGAAAGAATCTGAAGCCGCAGCACAGTTCTTACATTCTGAAATAGTACTCCATGAAGGGGATAAACCAAGAGGTAGTTGTCGGAACAAAGAATAA